The proteins below are encoded in one region of Paralysiella testudinis:
- a CDS encoding low molecular weight protein tyrosine phosphatase family protein, with amino-acid sequence MNILFVCSRNQWRSPTAETLFRRQPGIQVRSGGTSPRARHTVSAQDIAWADIIMVMENKHKSRLQAAFPTALTHKKIVVLDIADDYRYMDAELVVLLQRSVAPYLP; translated from the coding sequence ATGAATATTCTGTTTGTTTGCAGCCGCAATCAGTGGCGCAGCCCCACGGCTGAAACGTTATTCCGCCGCCAGCCCGGTATTCAAGTACGCTCCGGCGGCACCAGCCCGCGTGCACGGCATACGGTGTCTGCCCAAGACATCGCTTGGGCAGACATTATTATGGTGATGGAAAACAAACACAAAAGCCGCTTGCAGGCTGCGTTTCCGACGGCATTAACGCATAAAAAAATAGTGGTATTGGATATTGCCGACGACTACCGCTATATGGATGCGGAGCTGGTGGTGCTATTGCAGCGAAGCGTGGCGCCGTATTTGCCGTAG
- a CDS encoding IMPACT family protein: protein MSATRYTTLAAPATAEFKDKGSRFIAHAYPIVRVEDVKTHLDPLREAHHKARHWCYAWRLGTDGNQFRANDDGEPAGSAGRPILGQIDSAGLTDVLVIVVRYFGGTLLGVPGLIHAYKTATAQALAAAQTLEQDVRQTVQLRCDYPHLSEALRIAKQHDAEVLQQNLQLDCRLLLAVPLAQYAACTQAWLQTRAMMINDVLPE from the coding sequence ATGAGCGCCACCCGCTATACCACCTTGGCCGCGCCTGCTACCGCGGAATTCAAAGACAAAGGCAGCCGCTTTATTGCCCATGCTTATCCGATTGTGCGGGTGGAAGACGTTAAAACCCATTTGGATCCGCTGCGTGAGGCACATCATAAAGCACGGCATTGGTGCTATGCCTGGCGCTTGGGCACCGATGGCAACCAGTTCCGCGCCAACGACGACGGCGAACCGGCGGGCAGCGCCGGCAGGCCGATATTGGGGCAGATTGATTCGGCCGGGCTTACCGATGTATTGGTGATTGTGGTGCGCTATTTTGGCGGTACCTTGCTGGGTGTGCCCGGCCTGATTCATGCCTATAAAACCGCCACCGCCCAAGCACTGGCAGCGGCGCAAACCCTAGAGCAGGATGTGCGCCAAACCGTGCAATTGCGTTGCGATTATCCTCACCTCAGCGAAGCCTTGCGCATTGCCAAACAACACGATGCCGAAGTATTGCAGCAAAATTTACAGCTCGATTGCCGTTTGTTGCTGGCGGTGCCATTGGCGCAGTATGCCGCTTGCACACAAGCATGGCTGCAAACCCGCGCCATGATGATTAACGATGTGCTGCCGGAATAA
- a CDS encoding threonine aldolase family protein, with product MQALHNPHDFAFASDNYSGIHPQILAAIATANGGHQPAYGADVYTEQLKQCIRQQFGEQAQAFPVFNGTGANVMALQALLPRYGAVICADSAHIHNDEGVAPEYVAGIKIFAVATVDGKLTPELIAKQAWGWGNEHRAQARAVYISQTTELGTCYSVAEIRAIADYCHQHGMWLYMDGARLANAAAHLNASLHDITTAAGVDMVSFGGTKNGIMLGECIVVLNPALADSMVYLRKINMQLGSKMRFISAQFLALLENDLWRTLASHSNAMAERLYQAVKNIEGVHITQPRQSNAVFAVLPAAAVHVLHQQFHFYDWNESSGEVRWMTSFDTTAEQVDAFAAAIQAACQEAA from the coding sequence ATGCAAGCCCTACACAATCCCCATGATTTTGCCTTTGCTTCGGATAATTATTCCGGCATCCACCCGCAGATATTGGCTGCCATTGCCACCGCCAACGGCGGCCACCAGCCTGCTTACGGTGCCGATGTGTATACCGAACAATTAAAGCAGTGCATCCGGCAGCAGTTTGGCGAGCAAGCGCAAGCGTTTCCGGTGTTTAATGGCACCGGTGCCAATGTGATGGCTTTGCAGGCACTGCTGCCGCGCTACGGCGCGGTGATTTGTGCCGACAGCGCCCACATCCATAACGACGAAGGCGTGGCACCCGAATATGTGGCTGGGATTAAAATCTTCGCAGTGGCCACTGTCGATGGCAAGCTCACACCGGAGCTGATTGCCAAACAAGCTTGGGGCTGGGGCAATGAACACCGCGCCCAAGCGCGCGCGGTATACATCAGCCAAACCACCGAGCTGGGCACTTGCTACAGCGTGGCCGAAATCCGCGCCATTGCCGATTATTGCCATCAGCACGGCATGTGGCTGTATATGGATGGTGCGCGTTTGGCCAATGCCGCCGCCCATTTAAATGCCAGCCTGCACGACATCACCACCGCAGCCGGGGTGGATATGGTGTCGTTTGGCGGCACCAAAAACGGCATTATGTTGGGCGAATGTATTGTGGTGCTGAATCCGGCGCTGGCCGACAGCATGGTGTATCTGCGCAAAATCAATATGCAGCTTGGCTCGAAAATGCGCTTTATCTCCGCCCAATTTTTGGCCTTGTTGGAAAACGATTTGTGGCGCACGCTGGCCAGCCACAGCAACGCCATGGCCGAGCGCCTGTATCAGGCAGTCAAAAATATTGAGGGCGTGCACATTACCCAGCCGCGCCAATCCAATGCCGTGTTTGCGGTATTGCCCGCCGCCGCTGTTCATGTCCTGCACCAACAATTTCATTTTTACGACTGGAACGAAAGCAGTGGCGAAGTACGCTGGATGACCAGCTTCGACACCACTGCCGAGCAAGTAGACGCCTTTGCCGCTGCGATTCAGGCCGCCTGCCAAGAGGCTGCCTGA
- a CDS encoding electron transfer flavoprotein subunit alpha/FixB family protein, translating into MTVLIIAEHNNQQLNHATLHAVTAAAKLGDVHVLVAGNGAAAVAEQAKQVAGVTKVLLADAPHYAEGLAEELAPLVVSVAGDYSHIGATATAFGKNLLPRVAALLDCSQISDLTEVVDAHTFVRPIYAGNAFATVKSAEPKLVLTFRATAFDAAPANGGSAAVETVAAAAPQNLSRFVGRELTQSDRPELTQAKVIVSGGRALGSAEQFNAVLLPLADKLNAAIGASRAAVDAGYAPNDYQVGQTGKVVAPELYIAVGISGAIQHLAGMQDSKVIVAINKDPEAAIFNVADYGLVADLFTAVPELVAALNG; encoded by the coding sequence ATGACGGTATTGATTATTGCAGAACACAACAACCAACAACTCAACCACGCCACTTTGCACGCCGTTACTGCGGCGGCTAAATTGGGTGACGTGCATGTATTGGTGGCGGGCAATGGTGCCGCTGCTGTGGCCGAACAAGCCAAACAAGTGGCCGGTGTGACCAAAGTGTTGCTGGCCGATGCGCCGCATTATGCTGAAGGCTTGGCCGAAGAGCTGGCGCCGCTGGTGGTGAGCGTGGCGGGTGATTACAGCCATATTGGTGCTACTGCTACCGCTTTCGGTAAAAACCTGCTGCCGCGTGTGGCCGCTTTGCTGGATTGTTCGCAAATTTCCGATTTAACCGAAGTGGTAGACGCCCACACTTTTGTGCGCCCGATTTATGCGGGCAATGCGTTTGCCACCGTAAAAAGTGCAGAGCCCAAGTTGGTGCTCACCTTCCGCGCCACCGCATTTGATGCCGCGCCCGCCAATGGCGGCTCTGCGGCAGTAGAAACGGTTGCCGCTGCCGCCCCGCAAAATTTAAGCCGTTTTGTGGGCCGCGAGCTTACTCAATCCGACCGCCCGGAATTAACTCAGGCCAAAGTGATCGTGTCTGGTGGCCGTGCTTTGGGCAGTGCCGAACAATTCAATGCAGTGCTGTTGCCACTGGCGGATAAATTAAACGCCGCCATCGGCGCTTCACGCGCCGCGGTGGATGCGGGCTATGCGCCCAATGATTACCAGGTAGGCCAAACCGGCAAAGTAGTGGCACCGGAGCTGTATATTGCGGTGGGCATTTCCGGCGCTATCCAACATTTGGCCGGTATGCAAGACAGCAAAGTGATTGTGGCCATCAACAAAGACCCAGAAGCGGCCATTTTCAATGTGGCCGATTATGGCTTAGTGGCCGATTTGTTTACTGCGGTGCCGGAATTGGTGGCCGCATTAAACGGCTAA
- a CDS encoding electron transfer flavoprotein subunit beta/FixA family protein encodes MKALVAVKRVVDYNVKVRVKTDGSDVDIGNVKMSMNPFDEIAVEEAVRLKEAGSINEIVVVSLGVKQCEETLRTALAMGADRAIHVETDEKLEPLAVAKLLKAVAATENPDLLILGKQAIDDDANQTAQMLAALLNAPQGTFASKVVLADGEVLVTREIDGGLETVALKLPAVISTDLRLNEPRYVKLPNIMQAKKKPLDKKTVADLGVDVAARLQQVKVAEPKARSAGIKVDSVAELVAKLKNEAKAI; translated from the coding sequence ATGAAAGCACTGGTGGCGGTAAAACGCGTGGTGGATTACAACGTAAAAGTGCGGGTGAAAACCGATGGCTCGGATGTGGACATTGGCAATGTAAAAATGTCGATGAACCCGTTTGATGAAATCGCGGTGGAAGAAGCCGTGCGTTTGAAAGAAGCGGGCAGCATCAATGAAATTGTGGTGGTGTCTTTGGGCGTGAAGCAGTGCGAAGAAACTTTGCGCACGGCTTTGGCCATGGGCGCCGATCGCGCCATTCATGTGGAAACCGACGAAAAATTAGAGCCTTTGGCAGTAGCCAAACTGCTCAAAGCAGTGGCTGCTACCGAAAATCCGGATTTGCTGATTTTGGGCAAACAGGCGATTGACGACGATGCCAATCAAACTGCGCAAATGCTGGCGGCTTTACTCAACGCACCCCAAGGCACATTTGCCAGCAAAGTGGTGTTGGCCGATGGTGAAGTGCTGGTTACCCGCGAAATTGATGGTGGCTTGGAAACCGTGGCTTTGAAGCTACCTGCCGTTATCAGCACCGATTTGCGCTTGAACGAACCGCGTTATGTTAAATTACCCAACATTATGCAAGCCAAGAAAAAGCCGTTGGACAAAAAAACCGTGGCCGATTTGGGTGTGGATGTGGCGGCGCGCTTGCAGCAGGTGAAAGTGGCCGAGCCCAAAGCACGCAGCGCGGGCATTAAAGTGGACAGCGTGGCCGAGCTGGTGGCCAAGTTAAAAAACGAAGCTAAGGCCATTTAA
- the tsaA gene encoding tRNA (N6-threonylcarbamoyladenosine(37)-N6)-methyltransferase TrmO, whose product MSLPCHTVAAIGFIQSPYKQKFGVARQPGLVPAAEVVLPLLPIYGADCVRGLAEFDYVWLQFVFHGVVEEGWSPLVRPPRLGGKQKMGVFATRSPHRPNHLGLSLLKLERIEVDKQVRLYLSGADLLDGTPVLDIKPYIPFVEAKPEACSGFVAGPPPLLQVCWLPEAEQAFQAASLGADFRLLLEQSIAQDPRPAYQNIQERIYVMHLASTDVYFRIDQQIAWVVDLKPHLETIKGF is encoded by the coding sequence ATGTCACTCCCTTGCCATACCGTAGCAGCCATTGGCTTTATCCAATCCCCCTACAAACAAAAATTCGGTGTTGCCCGACAGCCCGGCTTGGTGCCTGCGGCGGAAGTGGTATTGCCTTTATTACCGATTTACGGCGCTGATTGTGTGCGCGGTTTGGCTGAATTTGATTACGTGTGGCTGCAATTTGTGTTTCACGGCGTGGTGGAAGAAGGCTGGTCGCCACTGGTGCGCCCGCCGCGTTTGGGCGGTAAGCAGAAAATGGGGGTATTTGCCACCCGCAGCCCGCACCGGCCGAATCATTTGGGTTTGTCTTTATTAAAATTGGAACGCATTGAGGTTGATAAGCAAGTGCGTCTTTATTTAAGCGGTGCCGATTTATTGGATGGCACCCCGGTGCTCGACATCAAACCTTACATTCCCTTTGTTGAAGCCAAGCCTGAAGCCTGTAGCGGTTTTGTGGCCGGGCCGCCGCCTTTATTGCAGGTTTGTTGGCTGCCTGAAGCCGAGCAGGCTTTTCAGGCAGCCTCTTTGGGGGCTGATTTTCGTTTGTTGTTGGAACAAAGCATTGCCCAAGATCCGCGCCCTGCGTATCAAAACATTCAAGAGCGGATATATGTGATGCATTTGGCCAGCACCGATGTTTATTTTCGGATTGACCAGCAAATTGCATGGGTGGTGGATTTAAAGCCACATTTGGAAACAATCAAAGGTTTTTAA
- the lpxC gene encoding UDP-3-O-acyl-N-acetylglucosamine deacetylase produces the protein MLQRTLAKSISVTGVGLHSGERVRLTLHPAAENSGILFRRTDLEGEQGQIIVLSPYLINDTRLSSTVVTDQGVRVGTIEHIMSALAAYGIDNILIELNAPEIPIMDGSSLPFVYLLQDAGIVDQAAEKRFLRIKAPVEVREPDKWVRFEPYEGFKITLTIAFDHPVFNRSKQTFTIDFAGQSYIDEIARARTFGFMQEVELMRSHNLGLGGNLNNAIVIDDTDVLNPDGLRYADEFVRHKILDAIGDLYIAGHPIIGAFTGHKSGHAVNNALLRKILADESTHEWVSFPRNKGLPAAFHGLPKAA, from the coding sequence ATGCTGCAAAGAACCTTGGCCAAATCAATCAGCGTTACCGGTGTGGGTTTACACTCTGGCGAACGGGTACGCCTTACCTTACACCCTGCGGCTGAAAACAGCGGTATCTTATTTCGCCGCACGGATCTTGAAGGTGAGCAAGGCCAAATCATTGTGCTTAGCCCTTATCTGATTAACGACACCCGCCTGTCTTCAACTGTGGTAACCGACCAAGGCGTGCGTGTGGGCACCATTGAACATATTATGTCGGCGCTGGCCGCCTACGGTATCGACAACATTTTGATTGAGCTGAACGCCCCGGAAATTCCGATTATGGACGGCTCCAGCCTGCCGTTCGTGTATTTGCTGCAAGATGCGGGTATTGTTGACCAGGCCGCGGAAAAGCGCTTTTTACGCATTAAAGCGCCGGTGGAAGTGCGCGAGCCGGACAAATGGGTGCGTTTCGAGCCGTATGAAGGCTTTAAAATTACCCTCACCATTGCTTTTGATCATCCCGTGTTCAACCGCAGCAAGCAAACCTTTACCATCGATTTTGCCGGGCAATCCTATATCGACGAAATTGCGCGTGCGCGTACTTTCGGCTTTATGCAGGAAGTGGAATTGATGCGCAGCCATAATCTGGGCTTAGGCGGCAATCTGAACAATGCAATTGTGATTGACGACACCGATGTGCTCAATCCGGACGGCTTGCGCTATGCAGACGAATTTGTGCGCCACAAAATTTTAGATGCCATTGGCGATTTGTATATTGCCGGCCACCCGATAATTGGTGCCTTCACCGGCCACAAATCCGGCCATGCCGTTAATAATGCATTGTTGCGCAAAATTTTGGCCGATGAAAGCACACACGAATGGGTGAGTTTTCCACGAAACAAAGGTTTACCGGCCGCTTTTCATGGCTTACCGAAGGCTGCCTGA
- a CDS encoding heavy-metal-associated domain-containing protein translates to MPQTLVNIGGISGKADADKLVGAGEALNGVKLVNVNFEDGRVVITHEAGFDVEAFKKAATDLGFSA, encoded by the coding sequence ATGCCTCAAACTTTGGTTAATATTGGTGGTATCAGCGGTAAAGCTGATGCGGATAAGCTGGTTGGTGCTGGTGAAGCACTTAACGGCGTGAAGCTGGTGAATGTCAACTTTGAAGACGGTCGCGTGGTGATTACTCACGAAGCAGGCTTTGATGTAGAAGCATTCAAAAAAGCAGCCACTGATTTAGGATTTTCTGCTTAA
- the gnd gene encoding decarboxylating NADP(+)-dependent phosphogluconate dehydrogenase, producing the protein MQADIGVIGLAVMGQNLILNMNGHGFKVVAYNRTAEKTEAFINGVAKNTHISAAYSLADLTAKLSHPRKIMLMVRAGSVVDDYIEQLLPYLEAGDIIIDGGNANYPDTNRRVAYLAKKGILFVGAGVSGGEEGARNGPSIMPGGNEAAWPYVKPILQAIAAKTKDGEPCCDWVGKDGAGHFVKMVHNGIEYGDMQLIAEAYHFLKAALGLDHHTMQQVFQDWNQTELNSYLIEITADILGFKDSDNSPLLEKILDTAGQKGTGKWTGINALDFGIPLTLITEAVFARCVSALKQQRLEASAAFRQQIRPIDQQGSTDQWVADLRQALLASKIISYAQGFMLMREASDAFDWQLNYGNTALLWREGCIIRSAFLGNIRDAYAARPDLLFLGLDPYFKNILLQCLPAWRRVVAKAIEIGLPMPCMASALTFLDGYTNAQLPANLLQAQRDYFGAHTYERIDAPRGQFFHTNWTGQGGDTASGVYDV; encoded by the coding sequence ATGCAAGCCGATATTGGCGTTATCGGTTTGGCCGTGATGGGCCAAAACCTAATCTTAAATATGAACGGCCACGGTTTTAAAGTGGTTGCCTATAATCGCACTGCTGAAAAAACAGAAGCATTTATTAATGGCGTGGCTAAAAACACCCATATCAGCGCAGCCTACAGCTTGGCTGATTTAACCGCCAAACTCAGCCATCCACGCAAAATCATGCTGATGGTACGTGCAGGCAGCGTGGTAGACGACTATATCGAGCAATTGCTGCCCTATTTGGAGGCAGGCGATATTATTATCGACGGCGGCAATGCCAACTACCCCGACACCAATCGCCGCGTGGCTTATCTGGCTAAAAAAGGCATTTTATTTGTGGGTGCGGGTGTGTCCGGCGGTGAAGAAGGCGCACGCAATGGCCCTTCAATTATGCCCGGTGGTAATGAAGCGGCTTGGCCGTATGTGAAACCCATTTTGCAGGCCATAGCCGCCAAAACCAAAGACGGCGAGCCTTGTTGCGATTGGGTGGGCAAAGACGGAGCCGGCCATTTCGTGAAAATGGTGCACAACGGCATTGAATACGGTGATATGCAGCTGATTGCCGAAGCCTATCATTTTTTAAAAGCCGCATTGGGTTTGGATCACCACACCATGCAGCAAGTGTTTCAAGATTGGAATCAAACCGAGCTGAACAGCTATTTAATTGAAATAACTGCCGATATTTTGGGTTTTAAAGACAGCGACAACAGCCCGCTGTTAGAAAAAATCCTGGATACCGCCGGGCAAAAAGGCACCGGCAAATGGACCGGCATCAATGCGCTCGATTTCGGCATTCCCCTAACCCTGATTACCGAAGCCGTGTTTGCCCGCTGTGTTTCTGCTTTGAAACAACAACGCTTGGAAGCATCGGCCGCATTCAGGCAGCAAATCCGGCCGATTGATCAACAAGGCAGTACAGATCAATGGGTGGCTGATTTGCGCCAGGCTTTGCTGGCGTCTAAAATCATTTCTTATGCGCAAGGCTTTATGTTGATGCGCGAGGCTTCCGATGCTTTTGATTGGCAGCTTAACTACGGCAATACTGCCCTATTGTGGCGTGAAGGCTGTATTATCCGCAGCGCCTTCTTGGGTAATATCCGCGATGCTTATGCAGCCCGCCCGGATTTGCTGTTTTTAGGGCTGGATCCTTACTTCAAAAATATTTTGCTGCAATGCTTGCCCGCATGGCGGCGTGTGGTGGCCAAAGCGATTGAAATCGGCCTACCCATGCCCTGCATGGCCTCGGCACTCACCTTTTTAGACGGCTATACCAACGCTCAATTGCCCGCTAATCTGCTGCAAGCCCAACGCGATTATTTCGGCGCCCACACTTATGAGCGTATTGATGCGCCACGCGGGCAATTTTTCCATACCAACTGGACCGGCCAAGGTGGGGATACGGCTTCGGGTGTTTATGATGTTTAA
- a CDS encoding D-2-hydroxyacid dehydrogenase gives MQKPHIVVLDRDTLPQHPFAFDFAHTLTEYAHTAPAETQARLAGADIVITNKVHISADMMAAHPQLKMIAIAATGFEHVALDAAHKAGIVVSNIRAYGNDTVAEHAFMLMMALMRQLPAYRRDVAAGLWQNSPFFCHFGAPIHDVNGKTLGIFGRGGIGQALAQRAEAFGMHILWGEHKHAKNCRSGYTPFTDVLARADVISLHCPLNTNTRHMIGEAELQQMKPGAVLINVSRGGLVDENAVIPALKYGSLAGAGFDVLTEEPPVNGNPLLASQLPNLIITPHMAWGSQEAMSRLFDMLADNINAFVRGQPQNQL, from the coding sequence ATGCAAAAACCCCATATTGTGGTTCTAGATCGCGACACCTTGCCCCAACACCCGTTTGCGTTTGATTTTGCCCACACCCTCACCGAATACGCCCACACCGCCCCGGCAGAAACCCAAGCCCGGCTCGCCGGTGCCGATATTGTGATTACCAATAAAGTCCACATCAGCGCCGATATGATGGCCGCCCACCCGCAACTCAAAATGATTGCCATTGCCGCCACCGGCTTTGAACATGTGGCATTAGACGCGGCTCATAAAGCCGGCATTGTGGTAAGCAATATCCGCGCCTACGGCAACGACACCGTGGCCGAACATGCTTTTATGTTGATGATGGCACTGATGCGCCAATTGCCCGCATATCGGCGCGATGTAGCGGCCGGTTTATGGCAGAACAGCCCGTTTTTCTGCCACTTCGGCGCACCCATCCATGATGTGAACGGCAAAACTCTGGGCATTTTCGGCCGTGGCGGCATCGGCCAAGCGCTGGCGCAACGTGCCGAAGCATTTGGAATGCATATCTTATGGGGCGAGCACAAACACGCCAAGAATTGCCGAAGCGGCTACACCCCGTTTACTGATGTATTGGCTCGCGCCGACGTAATTTCACTGCATTGCCCGCTCAATACCAACACCCGCCACATGATTGGCGAAGCAGAACTGCAACAAATGAAACCCGGCGCAGTATTGATTAATGTGAGCCGCGGCGGCTTAGTAGACGAAAATGCAGTGATTCCGGCGCTGAAATACGGCAGCTTGGCCGGTGCCGGTTTTGATGTGCTCACCGAAGAGCCGCCGGTAAACGGCAATCCTTTGTTGGCCAGCCAGCTGCCCAATCTGATTATTACCCCGCACATGGCTTGGGGCAGCCAAGAAGCGATGAGCCGTTTGTTTGATATGCTGGCCGACAACATCAATGCCTTTGTGCGCGGGCAGCCGCAAAATCAGCTTTAA
- a CDS encoding DUF2061 domain-containing protein has translation MLKTITFAILHFGVAFSVAYLLTGSIGISSAVALIEPMVNTVVFYFHEKAWQRAERNKREKSTIKLPMHQCVGEKSAI, from the coding sequence ATGTTGAAAACCATTACTTTTGCCATTTTACACTTTGGCGTGGCTTTTAGCGTGGCTTATCTGCTCACCGGCAGCATCGGCATTTCCAGTGCCGTGGCTTTGATTGAGCCGATGGTGAACACGGTGGTGTTTTATTTTCATGAAAAAGCATGGCAGCGGGCAGAGCGCAATAAACGCGAAAAATCCACTATCAAGCTGCCCATGCACCAATGCGTGGGTGAAAAAAGCGCTATTTAA
- a CDS encoding FKBP-type peptidyl-prolyl cis-trans isomerase, translated as MSLQIEDIEVGSGAVAVKGKEITVHYSGWLEDGTLFDSSLARKQPLTITLGVGMVIKGWDEGFDGIQEGGKRKLTIGPEMGYGERGAGGVIPPNATLVFEVELLKVHN; from the coding sequence ATGAGTTTACAGATTGAAGACATTGAAGTAGGCAGCGGCGCAGTGGCGGTCAAAGGCAAAGAAATCACCGTGCATTACAGCGGTTGGCTGGAAGACGGCACCTTGTTTGATTCCAGCTTGGCGCGCAAGCAGCCGCTCACCATTACTTTGGGCGTGGGCATGGTGATTAAAGGCTGGGACGAAGGCTTTGATGGCATACAAGAAGGCGGCAAACGCAAGCTCACCATTGGCCCGGAAATGGGCTACGGCGAACGCGGTGCCGGCGGTGTGATTCCGCCCAATGCTACGCTTGTGTTTGAAGTGGAATTATTGAAAGTGCATAATTAA
- a CDS encoding AOC03_06830 family ribosome hibernation factor, whose protein sequence is MLNLATIKTIQSKRAWPSVTITLPTYRTSPDNQKDSIRLKNQVKEAVERLQNEFGKRETADLVAQIETLADAVDHEYNLDGLVIFASSDYAELFKLPYRLPERVAIDNNFLTRDLVFAMKRSPLYWLAVLSEQGTRLFIAQKDQLQEVHAYGFPMSVSGEAASANPSQDISHVRDQIMTDLMRQAGQGIDEALKNLPAPVVVAGVDRNIGHYKDGTANQADVLLYVAGGYTDQSEHELGQLIWPQVKDVLAEARQQIFADVGNARGNNRFVGGLNECWKAAVDGRIDTLVVGEDLSIPARLSEDGRSVEPIDSPDAAGENVYADIIDEMIEHVMAADGKVVFVDTGSLSEFNPQRDLAAITRY, encoded by the coding sequence ATGCTGAATTTGGCCACCATCAAAACCATTCAAAGCAAACGCGCATGGCCCAGTGTTACCATCACCCTGCCCACTTACCGCACTTCTCCGGATAATCAAAAAGACAGCATCCGCCTGAAAAACCAAGTTAAAGAAGCCGTTGAGCGCTTACAAAACGAATTCGGCAAACGCGAAACCGCCGACTTGGTGGCGCAAATTGAAACCTTGGCCGATGCGGTAGACCATGAATACAACTTGGACGGTTTGGTGATTTTTGCCAGCAGCGATTATGCCGAATTGTTTAAATTGCCTTACCGCCTGCCCGAGCGTGTGGCCATCGACAATAATTTCCTCACCCGCGACTTGGTGTTTGCCATGAAACGCAGCCCCTTGTATTGGCTGGCGGTATTGAGCGAGCAAGGCACACGTCTGTTTATCGCGCAAAAAGACCAATTGCAAGAAGTACATGCTTACGGCTTTCCCATGAGCGTGAGCGGTGAAGCGGCCAGTGCCAACCCCAGCCAAGACATCAGCCATGTGCGCGACCAAATCATGACTGACTTAATGCGCCAAGCCGGGCAAGGCATAGATGAAGCACTGAAAAACCTGCCTGCGCCCGTGGTGGTGGCCGGTGTCGACCGCAATATCGGCCATTATAAAGACGGCACAGCCAACCAAGCCGATGTGTTGCTGTATGTGGCCGGTGGTTATACCGATCAAAGCGAGCATGAGCTGGGCCAATTGATTTGGCCGCAGGTAAAAGACGTATTGGCCGAAGCACGGCAGCAGATTTTTGCCGATGTGGGTAACGCCCGTGGCAACAACCGCTTTGTGGGCGGCCTAAACGAATGCTGGAAAGCCGCTGTCGACGGCCGCATCGACACCTTAGTAGTGGGTGAAGACCTCAGCATTCCGGCGCGTCTGAGCGAAGACGGCCGCAGCGTAGAGCCCATCGACAGCCCGGATGCTGCCGGCGAAAACGTCTATGCCGATATTATCGACGAAATGATTGAACACGTTATGGCGGCAGACGGCAAAGTGGTGTTTGTGGACACCGGCAGCCTGAGCGAATTTAATCCGCAGCGCGACTTGGCGGCGATTACCCGCTATTAA
- a CDS encoding zinc ribbon domain-containing protein YjdM, protein MSYPACPQCTSEFTYHDGLQLVCPECGHEWQAEDAAAEAEDLLVKDANGAVLADGDTVVLVKDLKIKGSSQVIKQGTKVKGIRLQEGDHNIACKIDGSGMNLKSEFVKKA, encoded by the coding sequence ATGAGCTACCCCGCCTGCCCGCAATGCACTTCCGAATTCACCTACCACGACGGCCTGCAATTGGTGTGCCCCGAATGCGGCCACGAGTGGCAGGCAGAAGATGCCGCTGCCGAAGCGGAAGACTTGCTGGTAAAAGACGCCAACGGCGCCGTGCTGGCCGACGGCGACACCGTGGTGCTGGTGAAAGACCTTAAAATCAAAGGCAGCTCGCAAGTGATTAAACAAGGCACTAAAGTAAAAGGCATCCGCCTGCAAGAAGGCGACCACAATATTGCCTGCAAAATCGATGGCAGCGGCATGAATTTGAAATCGGAATTTGTAAAAAAAGCCTGA